One Arthrobacter sp. FW306-07-I genomic window carries:
- a CDS encoding DUF3151 domain-containing protein — protein MSDEFRRNLMGPEPTLLPAETEVYGQLEAGQEALDLVERHPTSSLLWAILAEEAWAEGRTIDSYAYSRVGYHRGLDALRRNGWRGVGPIPWEHEPNRGFLRALYSLGRASAAIGEADEPERIEKFLNDSDPRAKAAIEGS, from the coding sequence ATGTCGGACGAGTTCCGCCGGAACCTGATGGGGCCGGAGCCCACGCTCCTGCCCGCCGAAACCGAGGTGTACGGACAGCTGGAGGCCGGGCAGGAAGCCCTGGACCTGGTAGAAAGGCACCCCACGTCCTCGCTGCTGTGGGCCATCCTGGCCGAGGAAGCATGGGCGGAGGGGCGCACCATCGACTCCTACGCCTACTCTCGGGTGGGCTATCACCGCGGCCTGGATGCGCTGCGGCGCAACGGCTGGCGCGGCGTCGGACCCATCCCGTGGGAGCACGAGCCCAACCGGGGGTTCCTGCGCGCGCTCTACTCCCTGGGCAGGGCGTCGGCCGCCATCGGGGAGGCGGACGAACCGGAGCGGATCGAGAAGTTCCTCAACGATTCCGACCCCAGGGCAAAGGCAGCCATCGAAGGCTCCTAA
- a CDS encoding O-acetylhomoserine aminocarboxypropyltransferase/cysteine synthase family protein — MAERTFGFRTRALHAGGTPDAEHGARAVPIYQTTSFVFKDTNDAANLFALQKYGNIYSRIGNPTVAAFEERIASLEGGIGAVATSSGMAAEFITFAALTQAGDHIVAASQLYGGTVTQLDVTLRRFGVDTTFVPGTDPADYAAAVQDNTKAIFVEVVANPSSEVQDLAALAKVAHDAGIPLVVDATLSTPYLVRPIEHGADIVIHSATKFLGGHGTTLGGVVVESGRFNWGNGKFPTMTEPVASYGNVSWWGNFGEYGFLTKLRSEQLRDIGSALSPQSAFQLLQGVETLPQRLDEHLKNAQAVAEWLENDDRVAYVNYSGLPSHPHFERARKYLPHGPGSVFSFGVKGGRAAGQKFIESLQLASHLANVGDSRTLVIHPGSTTHQQLSAAQLESAGVPEDLVRISVGLEDIEDILWDLDQALTEASKAVPGAVAEEPAEACTIGANA, encoded by the coding sequence ATGGCTGAGCGTACTTTCGGTTTCCGCACCCGCGCCCTGCACGCCGGCGGCACCCCGGACGCCGAGCACGGCGCCCGCGCGGTCCCCATTTACCAGACCACGTCCTTCGTCTTCAAGGACACCAACGACGCCGCCAACCTGTTCGCCCTGCAGAAGTACGGCAACATCTACTCCCGCATCGGCAACCCCACGGTGGCGGCGTTCGAGGAGCGCATCGCGTCCCTGGAAGGCGGCATCGGAGCGGTAGCGACGTCGTCAGGCATGGCCGCGGAGTTCATCACCTTCGCCGCGCTCACCCAGGCGGGCGACCACATCGTGGCCGCCTCCCAGCTGTACGGCGGCACGGTGACACAGCTGGACGTGACCCTGCGCCGGTTCGGCGTGGACACCACGTTCGTCCCCGGCACGGACCCGGCGGACTATGCCGCGGCTGTCCAGGACAACACCAAGGCGATCTTCGTCGAGGTGGTGGCCAACCCGTCGTCGGAAGTCCAGGACCTTGCCGCCCTGGCCAAGGTGGCGCACGACGCCGGCATCCCCCTAGTGGTCGACGCCACCTTGAGCACGCCGTACCTCGTGCGGCCCATCGAGCACGGCGCCGACATCGTGATCCACTCCGCCACGAAGTTCCTGGGCGGCCACGGCACCACGCTCGGCGGCGTGGTGGTGGAAAGCGGCCGCTTCAACTGGGGCAACGGCAAGTTCCCCACCATGACCGAGCCCGTGGCTTCCTACGGAAACGTCTCCTGGTGGGGCAACTTCGGCGAGTACGGCTTCCTCACCAAGCTCCGCTCGGAGCAGCTGCGCGACATCGGCTCTGCCCTGTCGCCGCAGTCGGCGTTCCAGCTGCTCCAGGGCGTCGAAACCCTGCCGCAGCGGCTCGACGAGCACTTGAAGAACGCCCAGGCCGTGGCCGAGTGGCTGGAAAACGATGACCGGGTGGCCTATGTCAACTACTCCGGGCTGCCGTCGCACCCACACTTCGAACGGGCGCGGAAGTACCTGCCGCACGGCCCCGGCTCGGTCTTCTCCTTTGGAGTCAAGGGCGGGCGCGCTGCCGGCCAGAAGTTCATCGAGTCGCTGCAGCTGGCCTCGCACCTTGCCAACGTGGGTGACTCCCGTACCCTGGTGATCCACCCCGGCTCCACCACCCACCAGCAGCTCAGCGCGGCACAGCTGGAATCCGCCGGCGTGCCGGAGGACCTGGTCCGCATCTCCGTGGGCCTGGAGGACATCGAGGACATCCTGTGGGACCTGGACCAGGCACTCACCGAGGCGTCCAAAGCGGTGCCCGGAGCCGTCGCTGAAGAACCCGCAGAAGCCTGCACGATCGGAGCAAACGCATGA
- a CDS encoding YegP family protein: protein MAGKFEAFIDADLFFRFRLLAADGGVIAVSGPYEDKASVAAGIAAVRECAGTGLVTDLCPAGALTRPGAATPAIPPAAAAAAGAAEPPAVVAPVCAEERMPARVHAFAPAKAPRRQAATPRWTRAAVR from the coding sequence ATGGCTGGAAAATTCGAAGCATTCATTGATGCTGATTTGTTCTTCCGGTTCCGGCTCCTGGCTGCTGACGGGGGAGTGATCGCGGTCTCGGGACCCTACGAGGACAAAGCGTCGGTGGCAGCCGGGATCGCCGCGGTACGCGAATGTGCCGGCACCGGCCTGGTCACCGACCTGTGCCCCGCGGGAGCCCTGACCCGTCCCGGGGCCGCAACCCCGGCAATCCCGCCCGCTGCGGCTGCTGCCGCCGGTGCCGCTGAGCCGCCTGCCGTCGTCGCACCTGTTTGCGCCGAAGAGCGCATGCCCGCCAGGGTGCATGCTTTCGCGCCGGCGAAGGCGCCCCGGCGGCAGGCGGCCACCCCGCGGTGGACCAGGGCAGCAGTCCGTTGA
- a CDS encoding RNA polymerase sigma factor — MTDAQTDEAPDQPVSGTAAFSLVYKTYASQVLGYLTARGVEDPEAAMQEVFLSVLPRLNTVHGGEAGLRTFIFSVAHARMVDDYRRQSRTPVKLSFEPELDQREDTSAENEALHRISPREVLGLLDGLPQDQREVLSLRLVGGLSIEQTAEAMDKSAGAVKQLQRRALLKLRELKAVKEYLTP, encoded by the coding sequence GTGACCGATGCACAGACAGACGAGGCTCCGGACCAGCCAGTTTCCGGGACCGCTGCCTTCAGCCTCGTCTACAAGACATACGCATCACAGGTACTGGGCTATCTCACGGCCCGGGGAGTCGAGGATCCGGAGGCCGCCATGCAGGAAGTATTCCTTTCGGTGCTGCCCAGGCTCAACACCGTCCACGGAGGAGAAGCCGGGCTGCGTACGTTCATCTTCTCCGTTGCCCACGCCCGGATGGTGGATGACTACCGCCGCCAAAGCCGGACTCCAGTCAAGCTGTCTTTCGAGCCCGAACTCGATCAGCGCGAAGATACCTCTGCGGAGAATGAAGCCCTGCACCGCATCTCGCCCCGGGAAGTCCTTGGGCTGCTGGACGGACTGCCCCAGGACCAGCGGGAAGTGCTGTCGCTTCGGCTGGTGGGCGGCCTTTCGATAGAACAGACGGCGGAAGCCATGGATAAGAGCGCCGGAGCGGTAAAACAACTGCAGCGGCGCGCCTTGCTCAAACTCCGGGAACTTAAGGCAGTGAAGGAGTATCTCACGCCATGA
- a CDS encoding M14 family zinc carboxypeptidase, producing MKRSCTVNKPLANLRNLALSGVLALAVVAGPAPLANAVGEGPSYDGNGQITTTKLATYDQMVSFLKDQDARQPAMELEVIGQTVKGRDIHLVKYISDPAKPTILYLTQQHGNEQLTTEGAMEFIKHLGAGKSADILKGANILVVPMLNADGAMGDVNFSLDNYLAKGDRHLTRYNAEGVDLNRDHVAKIQPETQALHNNVMRKYRIDYMIDLHHQGTRAERDGKLVSGSILYPTTPNADPAVVEKSKQLGAVVFNNVDSTGWGHLGKYQGGSAETISRNGISVEYGIATLLFEMRGMSDHYLDGYALGQRSNGYLIKQTVTTLTSTAAAIADGSIADADISFWDTLAEQTSRPAGEAEDE from the coding sequence ATGAAGAGGTCATGCACCGTGAACAAACCCCTGGCAAACCTCAGGAACCTTGCCCTTTCCGGCGTTCTGGCGCTCGCCGTCGTGGCGGGACCGGCCCCGCTGGCAAATGCAGTGGGCGAGGGCCCCAGCTATGACGGCAACGGACAGATCACCACAACAAAGCTGGCCACTTATGACCAGATGGTTTCCTTCCTGAAGGACCAGGACGCCCGCCAGCCCGCCATGGAACTGGAAGTCATCGGCCAGACCGTCAAGGGCCGCGACATCCACCTGGTCAAGTACATCTCGGACCCGGCCAAGCCCACCATCCTTTACCTGACCCAGCAGCACGGCAACGAACAGCTCACCACCGAGGGCGCCATGGAGTTCATCAAGCACCTGGGCGCCGGCAAGTCGGCGGACATCCTCAAAGGCGCGAACATCCTGGTGGTGCCCATGCTCAACGCGGACGGCGCCATGGGGGACGTGAACTTCTCCCTGGACAACTACCTCGCCAAGGGGGACCGGCACCTCACCCGCTACAACGCCGAGGGCGTGGACCTGAACCGCGACCACGTGGCCAAGATCCAGCCGGAGACCCAGGCGCTGCACAACAACGTGATGCGCAAGTACCGGATCGACTACATGATCGACCTGCACCACCAGGGCACCCGGGCGGAGCGCGACGGCAAGCTGGTTTCCGGCTCCATCCTGTACCCCACCACCCCCAACGCCGACCCGGCCGTCGTCGAAAAGTCCAAGCAGTTGGGCGCCGTGGTCTTCAACAACGTCGACTCCACCGGTTGGGGCCACCTGGGCAAATACCAGGGCGGCAGCGCCGAAACCATCAGCCGCAACGGCATCTCCGTGGAATACGGCATTGCCACCTTGCTCTTCGAGATGCGCGGCATGTCCGACCACTACCTGGACGGCTACGCACTGGGCCAGCGCAGCAACGGCTATCTGATCAAGCAGACGGTCACCACGCTGACGTCCACCGCCGCCGCCATTGCTGACGGTTCGATTGCCGACGCCGACATTTCCTTCTGGGACACCCTCGCCGAGCAGACGTCCCGGCCCGCCGGGGAGGCTGAGGACGAATAG
- the fbaA gene encoding class II fructose-bisphosphate aldolase, with amino-acid sequence MPIATPEIYSEMIDRAKAGGFAYPAVNVTSSQTLNAALRGFAEAESDGIVQVSTGGAAYWSGASTKDMVAGSLGFAAFAREVAKNYGVNVALHTDHCPKDKLDGFVLPLLEASEAEVKAGRNPLFNSHMWDGSAETLQENLRIARDLLARTAAAKMILEVEIGTVGGEEDGVENAINDKLYTTVEDALATIDALGAGENGRYITALTFGNVHGVYKPGGVKLRPEILKDIQAQVGAKIGKENPFDLVFHGGSGSSDQEIADAVSYGVIKMNIDTDTQYAYTRPVADHMFKNYDGVLKVDGEVGNKKTYDPRVWGASAEAGLAARVVEATKQLGSAGKTF; translated from the coding sequence ATGCCCATTGCAACCCCAGAGATCTACTCCGAAATGATCGACCGTGCGAAGGCGGGCGGCTTCGCATACCCGGCCGTGAACGTCACGTCCTCGCAGACGCTTAACGCAGCCCTCCGTGGCTTCGCCGAGGCCGAGTCCGACGGCATCGTCCAGGTTTCCACCGGCGGTGCGGCCTACTGGTCCGGCGCGTCCACCAAGGACATGGTGGCCGGTTCCCTGGGTTTCGCGGCTTTTGCCCGCGAGGTTGCCAAGAACTACGGCGTGAACGTCGCCCTGCACACGGACCACTGCCCCAAGGACAAGCTGGACGGCTTCGTCCTGCCCCTGCTCGAGGCTTCCGAAGCTGAGGTCAAGGCCGGCCGCAACCCGCTGTTCAACTCCCACATGTGGGACGGCTCCGCCGAGACCCTGCAGGAAAACCTGCGGATCGCCCGTGACCTGCTGGCCCGCACCGCGGCTGCCAAGATGATCCTCGAGGTTGAAATCGGCACCGTCGGCGGCGAGGAAGACGGCGTGGAGAACGCCATCAACGACAAGCTGTACACCACGGTTGAGGACGCCCTGGCTACGATCGATGCCCTGGGCGCCGGCGAGAACGGCCGCTACATCACCGCCCTCACCTTCGGCAACGTCCACGGCGTCTACAAGCCCGGCGGCGTCAAGCTGCGCCCGGAGATCCTCAAGGACATCCAGGCCCAGGTTGGTGCCAAGATCGGCAAGGAGAACCCGTTTGACCTGGTGTTCCACGGCGGCTCCGGCTCCTCGGACCAGGAAATCGCGGACGCTGTTTCGTACGGCGTGATCAAGATGAACATCGACACCGACACCCAGTACGCCTACACCCGCCCGGTGGCGGACCACATGTTCAAGAACTACGACGGCGTCCTGAAGGTTGACGGCGAAGTGGGCAACAAGAAGACCTACGACCCCCGTGTCTGGGGCGCCTCCGCCGAAGCCGGCCTCGCAGCCCGCGTGGTGGAAGCCACCAAGCAGCTCGGCTCGGCCGGAAAGACCTTCTAG
- a CDS encoding CoA-binding protein has product MSTAERTWTGPSAPERLSLLRQAKSIAIVGASDKPSRASYFVATYLLSSTRYKVYFVNPVVKEILGQPTYASLADLPESPDIVDVFRKHDDLPGVLDEAVAAGAKTLWLQLGSWHEGVAADAEAAGLNVVMDRCVKIEHARFHGGLHLAGFDTGVVSSKRQVLA; this is encoded by the coding sequence ATGAGCACCGCCGAACGTACCTGGACGGGCCCGTCAGCACCGGAACGGCTCTCCCTGCTCCGGCAGGCGAAGTCCATCGCGATTGTTGGCGCGTCGGACAAGCCGTCACGGGCCAGCTACTTCGTGGCCACCTACCTGCTGTCATCCACGCGCTACAAGGTGTACTTCGTCAACCCCGTGGTCAAGGAGATCCTGGGACAGCCCACCTACGCGTCGCTGGCGGACCTGCCGGAAAGCCCGGACATCGTTGACGTGTTCCGCAAGCACGACGACCTTCCCGGCGTCCTCGATGAGGCAGTGGCCGCGGGCGCCAAGACGCTCTGGCTGCAGCTGGGGTCCTGGCATGAAGGCGTGGCGGCAGACGCAGAAGCCGCCGGGCTCAACGTGGTGATGGACCGCTGCGTGAAGATCGAACATGCGCGCTTCCATGGCGGGCTCCACCTGGCCGGTTTCGATACTGGCGTGGTTTCCTCCAAGCGCCAGGTCCTGGCGTGA
- a CDS encoding cobalamin-independent methionine synthase II family protein produces MSLNTDHIRVTHAGSLPRTPELIAANAAKEADGITPEFLQLLEASVVDVVQRQKDLGIDIPNDGEYGHAMSSSVDYGAWWNYSFARLGGLEPTNVDRWAEAGVRRSSPGHVVLTSFPDRRDRQAFNEAYNDPSSGILTHRKSVAQPKIAGPLTYTGQDLVASDIRNLKTGLAAAGLSDGFVASLSPGSCARVANEYYKSDEELVYACADAMREEYKAIIDAGLTVQLDDPSLAESWDQINPEPSLEDYLKFIQLRIEATNWALRDLPQEQIRLHVCWGSWHGPHTTDIPFADIIGSVLQVNAGAYSFEAANVRHEHEWRVWEDTKLPEGKVIIPGVVSHATNVVEHPDLVADRIVRFADVVGRENVIASTDCGLGGRVHPQIAFAKLEALGEGARRATNRLW; encoded by the coding sequence ATGTCACTGAACACCGACCACATCCGCGTCACCCACGCCGGTTCCCTGCCCCGCACCCCGGAACTCATCGCGGCGAACGCCGCCAAGGAAGCCGATGGCATCACCCCGGAATTCCTCCAACTGCTTGAGGCCTCCGTGGTGGACGTGGTGCAGCGCCAGAAGGACCTGGGCATCGACATCCCCAACGACGGCGAATACGGACACGCCATGTCCAGTTCCGTGGATTACGGTGCTTGGTGGAACTACTCCTTCGCACGCCTCGGCGGCTTGGAGCCCACCAATGTGGACCGCTGGGCCGAAGCCGGGGTCCGCCGCTCGTCACCCGGCCATGTGGTCCTGACGTCCTTCCCCGACCGCCGGGATCGGCAGGCGTTCAACGAGGCGTACAACGATCCTTCCTCCGGCATCCTCACCCACCGCAAGAGCGTCGCCCAGCCCAAGATCGCCGGGCCCCTGACCTACACCGGCCAGGATCTGGTGGCATCGGATATCAGGAACTTGAAGACCGGACTGGCCGCCGCAGGCCTCTCAGACGGTTTCGTGGCGTCCCTCTCCCCCGGCTCCTGCGCCAGGGTAGCCAACGAGTACTACAAGTCCGACGAGGAACTCGTCTACGCCTGCGCCGACGCCATGCGGGAGGAATACAAGGCGATCATCGACGCCGGGCTCACCGTGCAGCTCGATGACCCGTCCTTGGCCGAGAGCTGGGACCAGATCAACCCCGAGCCCTCCCTGGAGGACTACCTGAAGTTCATCCAACTGCGCATCGAGGCCACCAACTGGGCCCTCCGGGATCTCCCCCAGGAACAGATCCGGCTGCACGTCTGCTGGGGATCCTGGCATGGCCCGCACACCACGGACATCCCCTTCGCGGACATTATCGGCTCCGTGCTGCAGGTCAACGCCGGGGCGTACTCCTTCGAGGCCGCCAACGTGCGCCATGAACACGAATGGCGGGTCTGGGAGGACACCAAGCTGCCCGAGGGCAAGGTCATCATTCCGGGCGTCGTGTCGCATGCCACCAACGTGGTGGAGCACCCTGACCTGGTGGCGGACCGCATCGTGCGTTTCGCCGACGTGGTGGGCCGGGAGAACGTCATTGCCTCCACCGACTGCGGCCTGGGCGGCCGGGTGCACCCGCAGATCGCCTTCGCCAAGCTGGAAGCGCTGGGCGAGGGCGCCCGTCGGGCCACCAACCGGCTCTGGTAA
- a CDS encoding adenylosuccinate synthase codes for MPAIVIVGAQWGDEGKGKATDLLGGRVDYVVKPNGGNNAGHTVVVGGEKYELKLLPAGILSPNAVPIIGNGCVVNLEALFQEIDGLQARGADTSKLRVSANAHLVAPYHQVLDKVTERFLGKRAIGTTGRGIGPAYMDKVARLGIRVQDVFDESILRQKVEGSLRQKNELLVKVYNRRSVVVDEIVEYFLSYAERLRPLVIDSTLVLNSALDEGKVVLMEGGQATFLDVDHGTYPFVTSSNPTAGGASVGSGIGPTRISRSIGIIKAYTTRVGAGPFPTELFDEMGMYLQKTGGEFGVNTGRPRRCGWYDAVLARHASRVNGFTDYFVTKLDVLTGIEQIPVCVAYDVDGVRHDEMPMTQTEFHHAKPIFEYFDGWTEDITGARTLADLPENARNYVLALEKLSGTRFSAIGVGPDRDQTIVVNDLIND; via the coding sequence ATGCCAGCAATTGTGATCGTAGGAGCCCAGTGGGGCGACGAAGGAAAAGGCAAGGCCACCGACCTGCTCGGCGGCCGTGTTGACTACGTCGTCAAGCCCAACGGCGGCAACAACGCCGGGCACACCGTCGTCGTGGGCGGTGAAAAGTACGAACTCAAGCTGCTGCCGGCAGGCATCCTCAGCCCCAATGCCGTTCCCATCATCGGCAACGGCTGCGTAGTAAACCTCGAGGCCCTCTTCCAGGAAATCGACGGCCTCCAGGCCCGCGGTGCAGACACCTCCAAACTGCGCGTCTCCGCCAATGCCCACCTCGTGGCCCCGTACCACCAAGTCCTGGACAAGGTGACCGAACGCTTCCTCGGCAAGCGTGCCATCGGAACCACCGGCCGGGGCATCGGCCCCGCCTACATGGACAAGGTGGCCCGGCTGGGCATCCGCGTCCAGGACGTCTTCGACGAATCCATCCTCCGCCAGAAGGTGGAAGGTTCGCTGCGCCAGAAGAACGAGCTCCTGGTCAAGGTCTACAACCGCCGGAGCGTGGTGGTGGACGAGATCGTGGAGTACTTCCTGTCCTATGCCGAGCGGCTCCGCCCTCTGGTCATCGACAGCACCCTGGTCCTGAACTCCGCCCTGGATGAGGGCAAAGTGGTGTTGATGGAGGGCGGCCAGGCCACCTTCCTGGACGTGGACCACGGCACCTACCCGTTCGTGACCTCCTCCAACCCCACGGCCGGCGGCGCGTCGGTGGGCTCCGGCATCGGGCCCACCCGGATTTCGCGCTCCATCGGCATCATCAAGGCCTACACCACCCGCGTTGGCGCCGGACCTTTCCCCACGGAACTCTTCGACGAGATGGGCATGTACCTGCAGAAGACCGGCGGCGAATTCGGCGTCAACACCGGGCGCCCGCGCCGCTGCGGCTGGTACGACGCCGTTCTGGCCCGCCACGCCTCGCGCGTGAACGGTTTCACGGATTACTTCGTGACCAAGCTGGACGTGCTCACCGGCATCGAACAGATCCCCGTATGCGTGGCCTACGACGTGGACGGCGTTCGGCACGATGAGATGCCCATGACGCAGACCGAGTTCCACCACGCCAAGCCCATCTTCGAGTACTTCGACGGCTGGACCGAGGACATCACCGGCGCCCGCACCCTTGCGGACCTGCCGGAGAACGCCCGGAACTACGTGCTGGCGCTGGAGAAGCTCTCCGGCACCCGCTTCTCCGCCATCGGCGTGGGCCCGGACCGGGACCAGACCATCGTGGTGAACGACCTCATCAACGACTAA
- a CDS encoding uracil-DNA glycosylase: MTALAPETFHEQLMSRRYEPSVAAVNELCDSLRETKPGTVVPYVDPMHDVEECRIISLYSNIGEADPSGFITAGDQDAATRMLGIQWKLGLRPEFVMPWNVHPWHVPGEANGKFTPDQVQAGLKPLLKFLALVPRASVIVAHGTEANRLANLLLKTEVPLLWRRGLKTYKVRSLSGRAFAGSPARQEEFLEDMRTAYADAMARTGIAKP; this comes from the coding sequence ATGACAGCCCTGGCCCCCGAAACATTCCACGAACAGCTCATGAGCCGCCGCTACGAACCCAGCGTTGCAGCCGTCAACGAACTCTGCGATTCCCTGCGGGAGACCAAACCAGGAACCGTGGTCCCCTACGTCGACCCCATGCACGACGTTGAGGAATGCCGCATCATCAGCCTCTACTCCAACATCGGCGAGGCGGATCCGTCCGGCTTCATCACCGCCGGCGACCAGGACGCCGCAACCCGGATGCTGGGCATCCAGTGGAAGCTGGGCCTGCGCCCAGAGTTCGTGATGCCTTGGAACGTCCACCCCTGGCACGTTCCCGGCGAAGCCAACGGGAAGTTCACCCCCGACCAGGTCCAGGCCGGCCTCAAGCCCCTGCTGAAGTTCCTGGCCTTGGTCCCCCGCGCATCGGTCATCGTGGCGCACGGCACCGAAGCCAACCGCCTGGCCAACCTGCTGCTGAAGACCGAGGTTCCCCTGCTGTGGCGCCGCGGCCTGAAGACCTACAAGGTCCGCTCGCTGAGCGGCCGCGCGTTCGCCGGTTCCCCTGCACGCCAGGAGGAGTTCCTCGAGGACATGCGGACGGCGTATGCAGACGCCATGGCCCGGACCGGCATCGCGAAGCCCTGA
- the sfnG gene encoding dimethylsulfone monooxygenase SfnG — protein MTDISNVARLSEPLKFAYWVPNVSGGLVVSTIEQRTGWDFDYNKKLARIAEESGFEYALTQTRYAASYGADKQHEATSFSLALLAATERLKVIAAVHPGMWHPGVLAKYIITADHISNGRAAVNIVSGWLKSEFTNFGLEWLEHDERYVRTEEFINVLRGLWTEQEYSQSGKYYNITDFTLNPAPVNVPGRAHPEIFFGGNSTAAQATAGRVADWYFSNGKDLEGFKENIAGVVASAGEARRGTEGQLAAPRFGLNGFVIARDSEKEARDTLREIVEKAHKPAVQGFRDAVQEAGASTKDGKGMWADSTFEDLIQYNDGFKTQLIGTPEQIAERIVEYKKIGVNLFLTCYLHFQEEVAAFGRDILPIVRELEADLARKNGTELVPTRPLTSQARPGNPAGVGPSSTPVAAEAVAV, from the coding sequence ATGACAGACATCAGCAACGTCGCACGTCTCTCCGAACCGCTCAAGTTCGCCTACTGGGTGCCCAATGTCTCCGGCGGCCTGGTGGTATCCACCATCGAACAGCGCACCGGCTGGGACTTCGACTACAACAAGAAGCTGGCGCGCATCGCCGAGGAGTCCGGGTTCGAGTACGCCCTGACCCAGACCCGCTACGCCGCCTCCTACGGAGCGGACAAGCAGCACGAGGCCACCTCGTTCAGCCTGGCCCTGCTCGCCGCCACGGAGCGCCTCAAGGTGATCGCCGCCGTCCACCCGGGCATGTGGCACCCCGGTGTCCTGGCGAAGTACATCATCACCGCGGACCACATCTCCAACGGCCGCGCTGCTGTCAACATCGTTTCCGGCTGGCTGAAGAGCGAGTTCACCAACTTTGGCCTGGAGTGGCTGGAACACGACGAGCGCTACGTCCGCACCGAGGAATTCATCAACGTCCTGCGCGGCCTGTGGACCGAGCAGGAGTACAGCCAGTCCGGCAAGTACTACAACATCACCGACTTCACCCTGAACCCCGCCCCGGTCAACGTTCCCGGCCGCGCCCACCCCGAGATCTTCTTCGGCGGCAATTCGACGGCGGCCCAGGCCACCGCGGGCCGGGTGGCGGACTGGTACTTCTCCAACGGCAAGGACCTGGAGGGTTTCAAGGAGAACATCGCCGGTGTTGTCGCCTCGGCCGGCGAGGCCCGGCGCGGCACCGAAGGGCAGCTCGCCGCTCCGAGGTTCGGCCTGAACGGTTTCGTTATTGCCCGCGACTCCGAGAAGGAGGCCCGGGACACCCTGCGCGAGATCGTCGAGAAGGCACACAAGCCCGCCGTCCAGGGGTTCCGCGACGCGGTGCAGGAGGCCGGGGCGTCCACCAAGGACGGCAAAGGCATGTGGGCCGACTCCACGTTTGAGGACCTGATCCAGTACAACGACGGGTTCAAGACCCAGCTGATCGGTACCCCGGAGCAGATCGCCGAGCGGATCGTCGAGTACAAGAAGATCGGCGTGAACCTCTTCCTCACCTGCTACCTGCACTTCCAGGAGGAGGTGGCGGCGTTCGGCCGGGACATCCTGCCGATCGTCCGCGAACTGGAAGCGGACCTGGCCCGCAAGAACGGCACCGAGCTCGTCCCCACCCGCCCCCTAACCTCGCAAGCTCGGCCAGGGAACCCTGCGGGCGTGGGCCCATCCAGCACCCCGGTTGCTGCCGAGGCGGTGGCTGTCTAA